One Gossypium raimondii isolate GPD5lz chromosome 3, ASM2569854v1, whole genome shotgun sequence genomic window carries:
- the LOC105795924 gene encoding uncharacterized protein LOC105795924, which produces MWKLNFDGASNAVGNGIGAVLVYPSGDHYPIASKLDFDCMNNMVEYEACIMGIRVAIERKIKVLKVYGDSALVIYQLKGEWETRDPKLISYRKMVLELMNEFDDITFYYFPRDENQMADALATLASMIQVNKLEDIKPIQMSISETPAYCYSIEEEEKDGHPSYLNILQYVKNREYPNQVTENNKRALRRIAIDYVLDREILYKKGKDQGNTFLSNLWDGSSFTIEVEIPSLWVLAELKLDEAE; this is translated from the exons ATGTGGAAgctaaactttgatggagcctcAAATGCTGTgggtaatggaattggggcagtcttggtataTCCAagcggagatcattatcctatTGCTAGCAAActggattttgattgcatgaacaatatggtagaatatgaagcatgcatTATGGGCATTCGTGTAGCTATTGAACGTAAAATCAAAGTGCTAAAAGTTTATGGGGATTCTGCACTGGTGATATATCAACTCAAAGGAGAATGGGAAACAAGAGACCCTAAATTGATCAGTTATCGAAAAATGGTTCTTGAATTGATGAacgagtttgatgacatcactttCTATTACTTCCCACGAGACGAaaaccagatggctgatgcATTGGCCACCCTAGCCTCTATGATCCAAGTGAACAAGTTAGAGGACATAAAGCCTATTCAGATGAGCATTTCTGAAACCCCGGCTTATTGCTATAGTATTGAGGAAGAGGAAAAGGATGGCCATCCTTCGTACCTAAATATACTGCAATATGTGAAAAATCGTGAGTACCCAAATCAGGTAACGGAGAATAATAAGAGAGCATTGAGAAGAATAGCCATTGACTATGTCCTGGATAGGGAAATCCTATACAAAAAAGGGAAGGATCAG GGCAACACCTTTCTCTCTAATTTATGGGATGGAAGCAGTTTTACTATTGAGGTCGAAATCCCTTCTCTCTGGGTATTGGCTGAGTTGaaattggatgaagcagaatga